The Shinella zoogloeoides genome contains the following window.
CGTTCCGGGTCGCTCCGGTCGCCATGGCCGGGCGCCTCGCCGATCTCGTCGCTGCGAAGGCCCACCATCTCCGCCGGGGAGCGGCCGAAAAGGCGTGCATAGGCCTCGTTCACCGCAAGGTAGCGCAGTTCGCTGCTCTTGACGTAAGCCGGGTGCGGATGTGCGCCAACGCGCGCGCACGCCGCCACCAGCAGTTCGTCATGAGATTCAGCCACGCCAAGTACTCCCCGAAGCGGCACGGATAGAGAGATTCATACCCCTCGGGGAGTATCACCAATCCTTGAACGGATGGTTAACCGATCGTTGCCGGAACCGGGGACGCCGTCAGCCTTCGAACATGATCGACCGGACGGAGGCGATCAGCTTCTGCGTCGGCAGGTTGGAAAAATTCCTGTCGATCTCGGCCGTGGTCAGCGTGCGCGCCCTGTCGGAGAGCTTGCTGCGCAGGTCTCCCAGCGTCTGCGGCGCGGCGCAGACGACGAGCCGGTCGAAAGCGCCCTCGGCGGCATAGTCATCGATGCGGCCGGCGATCTCGGCGGTGAACTTCTGCTGCTCCTCGCGCACCGGGTCGCTCGAATATTCCATGGCGGAACGGCCATGGCCGACGGAGGAATGACTGCGCCCCGGCCTGTCGGCCATGATGTCCTGCGCCTTCTTCGGCTCCCAGCGAAAGATTTCCTGCTCCGGGTTCTGCTGGCCGTCCTTCAACAGGTTCACCCCCTTGAGCAGGCGGGCCTGATTGCCGTCGGCGGCGAGAATCCAGGTCGTAGCGGTCATGTTTCCCTCCCGTAGCGAGATTCATGGATGCGCAGATCGGTTCTGCGTCGGGAAGCATCCAACAGGATTGTGGCAGGATGCGTATCGGCTCAACGCGAGGGGCGCGGGCATGTTCCGGGTGGCGGAAGTCCCGAAGCTGTTGGAAAGGCCGTAAGCCTCTGGCGCGGCACCGGAAAAGCCCGCTAGTCTGTCACCAAGGGAAAGAATCGCCGTGGCCGAACCGTTGAAAAACCTGCTGCATCCGGGATTGGTGAAGGACATGGCGCGCCATGTCCTGCGCGTCTCGCCGGGCTTCGACGCCGACCGCTTCACGCAACTCGCGACGGAGAACATGGACGCGCTGGAACTGATGCAGCGCGCCGAGCGGATCAAGGACGCCTTCACGCAGACGCTCCCCGCCGACTACGCCGCTGCCGCCGGCATCCTGCGGAACGCCCTGCCGCAGGCAAACACGCCCGGCCTTTCCGGCTGGGCGCTGCTTCCCGTCAACCAGTTCGTCTCCGAACACGGTCTCGGCCATTTCGACCTTTCGCTGGCCCTGCTCAAGGCGCTGACGCCGCATTTCACCGCAGAGTTCGGCATCCGTCGCTTCATCCATGCCGAACAGGAGCGGGCGCTTGCCGAAATCTCCGGCTGGGTCGCGGACACCAACCACCATGTCCGCCGGCTCGCCAGCGAAGGCACCCGCCCCCGCCTACCTTGGGCGATGCGCCTGCCAGCACTCGTCAAGGATCCGGCGCCGATCCTGCCGATCCTCATCGCGCTTCTCGACGACCCGGAGGATTATGTCCGGCGCTCGGTCGCCAATAGCCTGAACGATATCGCCAAGGACCACCCAGCACTCGTCGCCGATTTCGTGGAAGCGCATATCGAGGGCGCATCCACGGAACGGCGGCAATTGCTGCGCCATGCCTCCCGCACGCTCCTCAAGAAGGGGGATGCCAAGGCGCTCGCCAATTTCGGCTTCGCGGCCGCCAAGGAGATCGGCGCGGACCTGACGCTTGCAACACCCGTGGTCACCTTCGGGGACAAGCTCGGCTTTTCGCTAACGGTGCGCAACGAAGACAAGGCGCCGCAGCGGCTGATGATCGACTACGCGATCCATCACATGAAGGCGAACGGCACGCTGGCCCCCAAGGTCTTCAAGTGGCGGCAGCTCGATCTGCCGGCCGGCGGCAGCCAGACGATCGGCAAGGATCACGCGATCCGGGCCATCACCACGCGACGTTATTACCCCGGCACGCACCGCGTCGAAATCCTGATCAACGGCGCGATTGCGGCCTCCGCCGACTTCGAATTGCGCATGGATTGACCCCGCGCCTTTTCGCACATGCGAAAGTAACACTTGACTTTTCGCCCCAAAACAACGACATGAGCCGCAGCGTCGCCCTTCGGCCGCCGCGTGAGCGAGCCAGCGATTTCCCGGACAGGGATGCCAAGAAGGACAAGCGCAAGAGAAGGATCCGCCTCCCATTTTGCGGATGACTGCGCAGACGATAGCCAACCAACCCACAAGTTCCCAATTCACGCGGGGTTCTTGACGCCAGACGAAACCGGAAGCGCATGGTGCGTTCCGGCCTGAAGCAGTTCCAGCAAAAGTGTGACGCGGTTTTGCGTCCGGAACTGCGTTCGGGAAAGTCGTTTGGCGCCCCCGAAAGGTATTGCTTTGACCACTTTCCACGACCTCGGCCTCTCGAAGACCATCGTCGCCACCCTTTCCGCGCTCGGCTTTGAAAAAGCGACCCCGATCCAGGAAAAGGCCATCCCGCTCGTCCTCGAAGGCTCGGACCTCATCGGCCTTGCCCAGACC
Protein-coding sequences here:
- a CDS encoding DNA alkylation repair protein, with protein sequence MAEPLKNLLHPGLVKDMARHVLRVSPGFDADRFTQLATENMDALELMQRAERIKDAFTQTLPADYAAAAGILRNALPQANTPGLSGWALLPVNQFVSEHGLGHFDLSLALLKALTPHFTAEFGIRRFIHAEQERALAEISGWVADTNHHVRRLASEGTRPRLPWAMRLPALVKDPAPILPILIALLDDPEDYVRRSVANSLNDIAKDHPALVADFVEAHIEGASTERRQLLRHASRTLLKKGDAKALANFGFAAAKEIGADLTLATPVVTFGDKLGFSLTVRNEDKAPQRLMIDYAIHHMKANGTLAPKVFKWRQLDLPAGGSQTIGKDHAIRAITTRRYYPGTHRVEILINGAIAASADFELRMD
- a CDS encoding host attachment protein, with amino-acid sequence MTATTWILAADGNQARLLKGVNLLKDGQQNPEQEIFRWEPKKAQDIMADRPGRSHSSVGHGRSAMEYSSDPVREEQQKFTAEIAGRIDDYAAEGAFDRLVVCAAPQTLGDLRSKLSDRARTLTTAEIDRNFSNLPTQKLIASVRSIMFEG